A part of Drosophila bipectinata strain 14024-0381.07 chromosome 3L, DbipHiC1v2, whole genome shotgun sequence genomic DNA contains:
- the Acbp2 gene encoding acyl-CoA-binding protein homolog — protein sequence MSEQFNAAAEKVKSLTKRPSDDEFLELYALFKQGTVGDNNTPKPGLLDLKGKAKWEAWNKQKGKSSEAAQTEYIAFVEGLVAKYA from the exons ATGTCCGAG CAATTCAACGCCGCCGCCGAGAAGGTCAAGTCCCTGACCAAGCGCCCCAGCGATGACGAGTTCCTGGAGCTGTACGCCCTCTTCAAGCAGGGCACCGTGGGCGACAACAACACCCCCAAGCCCGGCCTCCTCGACCTGAAGGgcaaggccaagtgggaggccTGGAACAAGCAGAAGGGCAAGAGCAGCGAAGCCGCCCAGACGGAGTACATCGCCTTCGTGGAGGGCCTCGTGGCCAAGTACGCTTAA